The following are from one region of the Estrella lausannensis genome:
- the nqrF gene encoding NADH:ubiquinone reductase (Na(+)-transporting) subunit F, protein MGIDPVLTLYAIVAFLTVGVGLSLLILFTKAKFVSAEECVIEVNEDETLTKRVRGGQTLLSALTSAGVPVPSPCGGKATCKQCRVRIIEGADAPLDTDRGTFTKKQMKEGWRLSCQHKVHGDMHVMVDPACLSTREIEGVVLSNKNVATFIKELIIKVPDTVPMHYKSGEYMQFHVPPFTTNTADWKHTMDPIFYTDWEKFGLFDQTLDFSNLPKGESGIIRAYSMASYPGEGNILKFNIRIATPPFVGGKPNPAIPWGICSSYTFSLKEGDKVNISGPFGESLMINDQRELVFLIGGAGSSFGRAHIMHLFRTENTKRKVTMWYGARSIKENIYEEDYRQLVKEFPNFSYHLVLSEPLPEDIEAGWPKEDPLKTNYLFRAFEQGQLKKMESPEDCLYYVCGPPLHNSSVMKLLDNYGVPRSSIILDDFGS, encoded by the coding sequence ATGGGAATAGATCCGGTACTTACCCTTTATGCGATTGTTGCTTTTTTGACTGTGGGTGTCGGGCTCTCTCTTCTGATTCTCTTCACTAAAGCGAAATTCGTTTCGGCGGAAGAGTGCGTCATCGAAGTTAATGAGGACGAGACGCTCACTAAAAGAGTCCGCGGCGGGCAGACCCTTCTTTCTGCCCTCACCTCCGCCGGGGTACCGGTTCCTTCTCCTTGCGGGGGAAAAGCCACCTGTAAACAGTGCCGTGTACGCATCATCGAGGGCGCAGACGCTCCTTTAGATACCGATAGAGGAACTTTTACGAAGAAACAGATGAAGGAGGGCTGGAGGCTCTCATGCCAACATAAGGTTCATGGCGATATGCACGTCATGGTTGATCCTGCCTGCCTCTCCACCAGGGAGATTGAGGGAGTGGTCTTGAGCAACAAAAACGTTGCGACCTTCATCAAAGAACTCATCATCAAGGTGCCTGACACGGTGCCGATGCATTACAAATCGGGCGAGTATATGCAGTTCCATGTCCCGCCCTTCACGACCAATACCGCCGATTGGAAGCACACCATGGATCCGATCTTCTATACCGATTGGGAGAAGTTTGGCCTTTTTGACCAGACGCTTGACTTTTCCAATCTTCCGAAAGGCGAATCAGGGATCATCAGGGCCTACTCGATGGCTTCCTACCCTGGAGAGGGAAATATTTTGAAGTTCAACATCCGTATAGCAACACCTCCTTTCGTTGGTGGCAAGCCCAATCCGGCCATCCCGTGGGGCATTTGTTCCAGTTATACTTTCTCCCTTAAGGAAGGCGATAAGGTCAATATCTCCGGGCCTTTTGGAGAGTCGTTAATGATTAACGATCAGAGGGAGTTGGTATTCCTCATCGGTGGAGCGGGATCCTCATTCGGGCGGGCTCATATCATGCACCTTTTCCGCACGGAGAACACCAAGCGCAAAGTGACGATGTGGTATGGTGCCAGGTCGATCAAGGAAAACATTTACGAAGAAGACTATCGTCAGCTCGTCAAGGAGTTTCCAAACTTCAGCTATCATCTTGTTCTCTCGGAACCGCTGCCCGAGGATATCGAGGCTGGGTGGCCGAAAGAAGATCCGCTGAAGACAAATTATCTCTTCAGGGCATTCGAGCAGGGGCAGCTCAAGAAGATGGAGTCCCCGGAGGACTGCCTTTACTACGTCTGCGGACCTCCTCTTCACAACTCGAGCGTCATGAAGCTGCTTGATAACTATGGTGTTCCAAGATCCAGCATCATCTTAGACGATTTTGGCAGTTAG
- a CDS encoding NAD+ synthase — MRILIAQINPVVGNLKENKRKILEGIHAARENGCSLAVFPELALTGYPPEDILLLPQFIDEVKKELKEIAGATQGIAAIVGLPRANAKPFGKPLLNSAAVLFEGKILGFQDKTLLPSYDVFDEMRYFDRAEERRVFLLFGKKIAITICEDIWQHAALSKDVSYPLDPVAEYANQNIDLLINLSASPFSQMKAERRIHVVQKAAKTLKVPALLCNQVGGQDSLIFDGYSVVCDAGGRLVRLGNGFQEDYMVWDSEVKADELVAAFDKTEETYKALILGLKDYFGKQGFKKAVIGLSGGIDSALVACIAVEALGKENVLGVSMPSRYSSEGSVKDAVDLAEALGIELRHVPIEEPFQSFLDILSPEFKGKEPDVTEENIQARVRGVILMALSNKLGHIVLSTGNKSELAMGYSTLYGDLCGGLSVINDLTKRQVYQISRWINRERDIIPVSSLEKAPSAELRPNQKDSDSLPDYEIIDTVLEAYVHDHQSPDLIAKNHGYPKELVCDLIRRIHRSEYKRRQSPPGLRVTDRAFSIGRRFPIVQGWV; from the coding sequence ATGCGCATACTAATCGCTCAGATCAATCCCGTTGTCGGCAATCTGAAAGAAAACAAACGAAAGATTTTGGAAGGAATTCATGCCGCCCGGGAAAACGGCTGCAGTCTCGCTGTGTTTCCAGAGCTTGCATTAACGGGGTATCCACCCGAAGATATCTTGCTGTTGCCCCAGTTCATCGATGAGGTGAAAAAGGAGTTGAAGGAGATCGCGGGCGCCACCCAGGGGATTGCAGCAATTGTGGGGTTGCCGCGAGCCAATGCAAAGCCTTTCGGAAAGCCCTTACTCAATTCCGCTGCTGTCTTGTTTGAAGGGAAAATTCTTGGATTTCAAGACAAGACGCTGCTTCCTTCTTATGATGTCTTTGACGAGATGCGCTACTTTGACAGGGCAGAGGAGAGGAGGGTTTTTCTTCTTTTCGGTAAAAAGATAGCCATTACGATCTGCGAAGACATTTGGCAGCACGCCGCCTTGTCAAAGGATGTAAGCTATCCTTTGGATCCAGTTGCCGAATACGCGAACCAGAATATCGATCTTCTCATCAATCTTTCGGCATCTCCTTTCAGCCAAATGAAAGCGGAAAGGAGGATCCATGTTGTTCAAAAGGCTGCGAAAACACTCAAAGTGCCGGCCCTGCTTTGCAACCAGGTCGGTGGGCAAGACAGCCTGATTTTTGATGGCTACAGCGTTGTTTGCGATGCGGGGGGGAGGCTTGTCCGCCTCGGCAACGGCTTCCAGGAAGATTATATGGTGTGGGACAGCGAGGTTAAGGCTGATGAACTGGTTGCCGCTTTTGATAAGACCGAAGAGACATACAAGGCGTTAATTTTAGGCCTCAAAGACTACTTTGGCAAGCAGGGCTTCAAAAAAGCTGTGATCGGGCTCTCAGGGGGAATCGATTCGGCTCTTGTCGCCTGCATCGCGGTAGAAGCGCTTGGCAAAGAAAATGTGCTTGGGGTGTCGATGCCCTCAAGATATTCCTCTGAAGGGAGCGTCAAGGACGCAGTCGATCTGGCGGAGGCCCTTGGCATTGAACTAAGGCACGTTCCTATCGAAGAGCCTTTTCAGAGCTTTCTCGATATTCTCTCCCCGGAATTTAAAGGGAAAGAGCCCGATGTAACGGAAGAGAATATCCAGGCCCGCGTTCGCGGCGTCATCTTGATGGCGCTCTCCAACAAATTGGGCCATATTGTCCTCAGCACGGGGAATAAGAGCGAACTGGCGATGGGCTATTCCACTCTCTATGGAGACCTCTGCGGAGGCTTAAGCGTTATCAATGACCTGACCAAGAGGCAGGTTTATCAGATATCACGCTGGATCAACAGGGAAAGGGATATTATCCCGGTCAGCTCTTTGGAAAAAGCGCCCTCGGCAGAGCTGCGTCCCAACCAAAAAGATTCAGACAGCCTTCCCGACTATGAGATTATCGATACTGTCTTGGAAGCCTATGTGCACGACCATCAAAGCCCTGATCTGATTGCGAAGAATCACGGGTATCCTAAAGAACTGGTGTGCGATTTGATCCGTAGAATTCACCGCAGTGAATACAAGAGGAGGCAAAGCCCGCCGGGCTTGCGCGTTACGGACAGAGCCTTCTCCATCGGCAGGCGATTCCCCATAGTCCAAGGGTGGGTTTGA